The Schistocerca americana isolate TAMUIC-IGC-003095 chromosome 5, iqSchAmer2.1, whole genome shotgun sequence genome includes a window with the following:
- the LOC124616727 gene encoding uncharacterized protein LOC124616727 isoform X2, whose protein sequence is MHLLLLAIVFAATASGQRITTIQLDGVQYFISRMNPYSPELNYFLAYQYCRSLGLQLASFESREKADSLMEYLRNAGYNKYDFWTSGNRLGTSDMMLWMSTGLPFNSTFNYMRNLPSNDLHSASEDQDAASDDGGVVNEGLVEGRSKSNRRRRGGYHNPNTGCVTLRAPELSWETDDCNAVKDFICEQTRCYYYNYGSIPVSTSQG, encoded by the exons GTCAGCGAATCACAACAATACAGCTGGATGGAGTGCAATATTTCATCAGTCGTATGAATCCATACTCACCGGAGCTCAATTATTTCCTAGCATATCAGTACTGCCGATCACTTGGTTTGCAACTAGCATCATTTGAATCACGTGAAAAGGCAGATTCTTTAATGGAGTATTTAAGGAATGCTG GTTATAACAAATATGACTTCTGGACTTCTGGGAATCGGCTTGGAACATCAGACATGATGTTATGGATGAGTACTGGCTTGCCCTTCAACAGTACATTCAATTACATGAGGAACCTACCATCCAATGATCTCCACTCAGCATCTGAAGACCAAGACGCTGCATCTGATGATGGTGGTGTAGTAAATGAAGGGTTAGTTGAGGGAAGAAGCAAGAGCAACAGGAGACGAAG AGGAGGATATCACAACCCAAATACAGGCTGTGTGACACTGAGGGCACCAGAACTTTCCTGGGAGACAGATGACTGCAATGCTGTGAAGGACTTCATATGTGAACAGACACGGTGCTACTATTACAATTATGGCTCCATTCCTGTGTCAACATCCCAGGGGTAA